In Motacilla alba alba isolate MOTALB_02 chromosome 21, Motacilla_alba_V1.0_pri, whole genome shotgun sequence, the following are encoded in one genomic region:
- the CHD5 gene encoding chromodomain-helicase-DNA-binding protein 5 isoform X4 — protein MIQCGERKRDRVEEGDGYETDHQDYCEVCQQGGEIILCDTCPRAYHLVCLDPELEKAPEGKWSCPHCEKEGIQWEPKEEEEEEEDGGEEEEEDDHMEFCRVCKDGGELLCCDTCPSSYHLHCLNPPLPEIPNGEWLCPRCTCPPLKGKVQRILHWAWREPPAPAPPAADPQLPLPPPKVLEGIPEREFFVKWAGLSYWHCSWVKELQLELYHTVMYRNYQRKNDMDEPPAFDYGSGDEDSQREKRKNKDPQYAKMEERFYRYGIKPEWMMIHRILNHSFDKKGDIHYLIKWKDLPYDQCTWEIDDIDIPYYENLKLLYWNHRELMLGEDTRPLKKLNKKGKKLKEEKLEKPPETPLVDPTVKFDKQPWYIDATGGTLHPYQLEGLNWLRFSWAQGTDTILADEMGLGKTVQTIVFLYSLYKEGHSKGPYLVSAPLSTIINWEREFEMWAPDFYVVTYTGDKESRSVIRENEFSFEDNAIRSGKKVFKMKKEAQIKFHVLLTSYELITIDQAVLGSIEWACLVVDEAHRLKNNQSKFFRVLNSYKIDYKLLLTGTPLQNNLEELFHLLNFLTPERFNNLEGFLEEFADISKEDQIKKLHDLLGPHMLRRLKADVFKNMPAKTELIVRVELSQMQKKYYKFILTRNFEALNSKGGGNQVSLLNIMMDLKKCCNHPYLFPVAAVEAPVLPNGSYDGNSLVKSSGKLMLLQKMLKKLRDGGHRVLIFSQMTKMLDLLEDFLEYEGYKYERIDGGITGGLRQEAIDRFNAPGAQQFCFLLSTRAGGLGINLATADTVIIYDSDWNPHNDIQAFSRAHRIGQNKKVMIYRFVTRASVEERITQVAKRKMMLTHLVVRPGLGSKSGSMTKQELDDILKFGTEELFKDDVEGMVSQGQRIAMPDAVTPFSDTLSTKGGAATPGMKKKHGSTPPGDNKDVDDSSVIHYDDAAISKLLDRNQDATDDTELQNMNEYLSSFKVAQYVVREEDGVEEVEREIIKQEENVDPDYWEKLLRHHYEQQQEDLARNLGKGKRIRKQVNYNDTSQEDQEWQDELSDNQSEYSIGSEDEDEDFEERPEGQSGRRQSRRQLKTDRDKPLPPLLARVGGNIEVLGFNARQRKAFLNAIMRWGMPPQDAFNSHWLVRDLRGKSEKEFRAYVSLFMRHLCEPGADGAETFADGVPREGLSRQHVLTRIGVMSLVRKKVQEFEHVNGKYSTPDLLLEGPESKRSSEVVSSDPNTPVPASPAHTHTGPGALADKTEAQLGFHEEKDPVEQKPRKVSDSQVPASAEVESEEHPESCDSKERPRKEKQEDCEKAEASSEPLVKGLFPPADEGIQEQEKPLEKAELSSSPGKGEDKEVKPEDGKEEEKEPSDAQQNGDKEEEEEGKKDDRNMNFRFMFNIADGGFTELHTLWQNEERAAMSSGKIYDIWHRRHDYWLLAGIVTHGYARWQDIQNDPRYVILNEPFKSEIHKGNYLEMKNKFLARRFKLLEQALVIEEQLRRAAYLNMTQDPSHPAMALNARLAEVECLAESHQHLSKESLAGNKPANAVLHKVLNQLEELLSDMKADVTRLPSMLSRIPPVAARLQMSERSILSRLATRGDPAAQGSFGSAPIFNNSFGPNFRGPGPGGIVNYSQMPLGPYVTDI, from the exons ATGATACAGtgtggagagagaaagagagacagag TTGAAGAGGGGGACGGGTACGAGACGGACCACCAGGACTACTGCGAGGTGTGCCAGCAGGGCGGGGAGATCATCCTGTGTGACACCTGCCCCCGTGCCTACCACCTGGTGTGCCTGGACCCCGAGCTGGAGAAGGCCCCCGAGGGCAAGTGGAGCTGCCCCCACTGT GAGAAGGAGGGCATCCAGTGGGAGCcgaaggaggaggaggaggaggaagaggatggtggcgaggaggaggaggaggatgaccACATGGAGTTCTGCCGGGTCTGTAAGGACggaggggagctgctgtgctgtgacaccTGCCCGTCCTCCTACCACCTTCACTGCCTGAACCCGCCGCTGCCAGAGATCCCAAACGGTGAATGGCTCTGCCCACGCTGTACA tgccctcccTTGAAGGGCAAGGTGCAGCGCATCCTGCACTGGGCCTGGAGGGAGCCGCCCgccccggcgccgcccgccgccgacccgcagctgcctctgcccccgCCCAAGGTGCTCGAGGGCATCCCGGAGCGAGAGTTCTTTGTCAAGTGGGCAGGCCTCTCCTACTGGCACTGCTCCTGGGtcaaggagctgcag ctggagctctaCCACACCGTGATGTACCGCAACTACCAGCGCAAGAACGACATGGATGAGCCTCCGGCCTTCGACTACGGCTCTGGGGACGAGGACAGCCAGAGGGAGAAGCGGAAGAACAAGGACCCCCAGTATGCCAAGATGGAGGAGCGGTTCTACCGCTATGGCATCAAACCCGAGTGGATGATGATCCACCGCATCCTCAACCACAG CTTTGATAAAAAGGGGGACATCCATTACCTGATCAAGTGGAAGGACCTGCCCTATGACCAGTGCACCTGGGAGATCGATGACATAGACATCCCCTACTACGAGAACCTCAAACTCCTCTACTGGAACCACAG GGAGCTGATGCTGGGGGAGGACACGCGCCCTCTGAAGAAGCTGaacaagaaagggaaaaagctgaAAGAGGAGAAGCTGGAAAAGCCTCCAGAAACACCTCTTGTGGAT CCCACAGTGAAGTTTGACAAGCAGCCGTGGTACATTGATGCCACGGGAGGCACGCTGCACCCTTACCAGCTGGAAGGGCTGAACTGGCTGAGATtctcctgggcacaggggacagaCACAATCCTGGCTGATGAGATGGGGCTAGGGAAGACGGTGCAGACTATTGTGTTCTTGTATTCCCTGTACAAGGAG GGCCACTCGAAAGGGCCGTACCTCGTCAGTGCCCCCCTCTCCACCATCATCAACTGGGAGCGTGAGTTTGAGATGTGGGCACCTGACTTCTACGTTGTGACCTACACGGGGGACAAGGAGAGCCGCTCAGTCATTCGggaaaatgagttttcttttgAGGACAACGCCATCCGCAGCGGGAAGAAGGTCTTCAAGATGAAG AAGGAAGCCCAGATCAAGTTCCACGTCCTGCTCACGTCCTATGAGCTGATCACCATTGACCAGGCGGTGCTGGGCTCCATAGAGTGGGCCTGTCTGGTGGTGGATGAAGCACACAGGCTGAAGAACAACCAGTCCAAA ttctttAGAGTACTGAATAGCTACAAGATCGATTacaagctgctcctcacagggaCTCCGCTCCAGAACAACTTGGAAGAGCTCTTCCACCTGCTCAATTTCCTGACTCCAGAGAGGTTTAA CAACCTGGAGGGGTTCCTGGAGGAGTTTGCAGACATCTCCAAGGAGGACCAGATCAAAAAGCTCCATGACCTGCTGGGTCCCCACATGCTGCGGCGGCTCAAGGCCGATGTGTTCAAGAACATGCCGGCCAAGACGGAGCTGATCGTGCGCGTGGAGCTGAGCCAGATGCAGAA GAAATACTACAAATTCATACTGACAAGGAACTTCGAAGCCCTGAATTCGAAAGGTGGTGGGAACCAGGTCTCACTGCTCAACATCATGATGGACCTGAAGAAGTGCTGCAATCACCCGTACCTGTTCCCCGTGGCAGCTGTG GAGGCCCCTGTGCTGCCCAATGGATCTTATGATGGGAATTCTTTGGTCAAATCTTCTGGGAAACTAATGCTGCTCCAAAAGATGCTGAAGAAATTACGGGATGGCGGCCACAGAGTTCTGATCTTCTCGCAg ATGACAAAGATGCTGGATTTGCTGGAGGATTTCCTGGAGTACGAAGGCTACAAGTACGAGCGCATTGACGGGGGCATCACCGGCGGCCTGCGCCAGGAGGCCATCGACAGGTTCAATG ctcctggggctcagcagttctgcttcctcctctccacCCGCGCCGGTGGTCTGGGCATAAACCTTGCTACGGCCGACACTGTCATTATTTATGATTCTGACTGGAATCCCCACAATGACATCCAG GCGTTCAGCAGAGCTCACCGCATCGGGCAGAACAAGAAGGTGATGATTTACCGCTTCGTGACGCGGGCCTCGGTGGAGGAGCGCATCACCCAGGTGGCCAAGAGGAAGATGATGCTCACCCACCTGGTGGTGCGCCCGGGGCTCGGCTCCAAGTCGGGCTCCATGACCAAACAAGAGCTGGATGACATCCTCAAGTTCGGGACAGAAGAACTCTTCAAGGATGATGTGGAGG gcaTGGTGTCTCAGGGACAGAGGATTGCAATGCCAGATGCTGTTACCCCTTTCTCGGACACCCTGTCCACAAAAGGGGGTGCAGCAACCCCTGGCATGAAAAAAAAGCACGGTAGCACCCCACCAG GTGACAATAAGGACGTAGATGACAGCAGTGTGATCCACTACGACGACGCTGCCATCTCTAAGCTTTTGGACCGAAACCAGGATGCGACTGACGACACGGAGCTGCAGAACATGAATGAGTATCTGAGCTCCTTTAAAGTGGCTCAGTATGTCGTGAGAGAAGAGGACGGTGTG gaggaggtggaaCGGGAGATCATCAAGCAGGAGGAGAATGTGGATCCTGACTactgggagaagctgctgcgGCACCAttatgagcagcagcaggaggatcTGGCCAGGAacctggggaaagggaagagaatcCGCAAGCAGGTCAACTACAATGACACCTCTCAGGAGGACCAAG AGTGGCAGGACGAGCTCTCTGACAACCAGTCAGAGTATTCCATTGGCtctgaggatgaggatgaagacTTTGAAGAGAGGCCAGAAGGCCAGA GTGGCAGAAGACAATCACGGAGACAGCTGAAGACTGACAGAGACAAACCTCTCCCTCCTTTGCTGGCAAGAGTTGGGGGGAACATCGAG GTTCTGGGCTTCAACGCCCGGCAGCGCAAGGCGTTCCTGAACGCCATCATGCGCTGGGGAATGCCACCCCAGGATGCCTTCAACTCCCACTGGCTGGTCCGGGATCTGCGAGGGAAGAGCGAGAAGGAGTTCAG GGCATACGTGTCTCTGTTTATGAGGCACTTGTGTGAGCCTGGGGCTGATGGTGCTGAAACCTTTGCGGACGGCGTTCCCCGGGAAGGGCTGTCCCGCCAGCACGTGCTGACTCGCATCGGGGTCATGTCACTAGTAAGGAAGAAG GTCCAGGAGTTCGAGCATGTCAATGGGAAGTACAGCACCCCAGACCTGCTTCTTGAGGGCCCAGAGAGCAAGAGATCCAGCGAGGTTGTGTCTTCAGACCCCAACACGCCTGTCCCGGCCAgtccagcacacacacacacgggaCCAGGGGCCCTTGCAG ACaaaacagaagcacagctggggtTCCATGAGGAGAAGGACCCGGTGGAGCAGAAGCCCAGAAAGGTGTCTGACAGCCAG GTACCTGCAAGTGCCGAGGTGGAGAGCGAAGAGCACCCGGAAAGCTGCGACAGCAAGGAGAGGCCAAGGAAAGAGAAGCAAGAGGATTGTGAAAAGGCTGAGGCTTCTTCTGAGCCCCTGGTGAAAG GCCTGTTCCCTCCTGCAGATGAGGGGATTCAGGAGCAAGAGAAGCCTTTGGAGAAGGCGGAGttgagcagcagcccagggaagggggaggatAAAGAAGTCAAACCAG AGGAtggcaaggaggaggagaaggaaccGAGTGATGCCCAGCAAAATGGTGacaaagaggaagaggaggagggaaagaaggatGACAGAAACATGAACTTCAGATTCATGTTCAACATTGCTGATGGTGGCTTCACAG agctgcacacGCTGTGGCAGAATGAGGAGAGGGCTGCCATGTCCTCTGGCAAGATCTACGACATCTGGCACCGCCGACACGACTACTGGCTGTTGGCAGGAATTGTCAC TCACGGCTATGCCCGCTGGCAGGACATCCAGAATGACCCACGCTACGTGATCCTGAACGAGCCCTTCAAGTCAGAGATACACAAGGGGAACTACCTTGAGATGAAGAACAAGTTCCTTGCCCGGCGTTTTAAG TTGCTGGAGCAGGCCCTGGTGATCGAGGAGCAGCTGCGGAGGGCGGCGTACCTCAACATGACCCAAGACCCCAGTCACCCGGCCATGGCACTGAACGCGCGGCTGGCAGAAGTGGAGTGCCTTGCTGAGAGCCACCAGCACCTCTCCAAAGAGTCCCTGGCTGGGAACAAGCCTGCCAACGCTGTCCTGCACAAGG TGCTGAACCAGCTCGAGGAGCTGCTGAGTGACATGAAGGCTGATGTGACACGTTTGCCCTCCATGCTGTCCCGCATCCCGCCCGTGGCTGCCCGGCTGCAGATGTCAGAGCGGAGCATCCTCAGCCGCCTGGCCACCCGTGGAGATCCAGCTGCCCAG GGCTCCTTTGGCTCTGCCCCGATTTTCAACAACAGCTTCGGGCCAAATTTCCGTGGTCCTGGGCCAGGTGGGATTGTCAACTACAGCCAGATGCCTTTGGGACCCTATGTGACCG ATATTTAG
- the CHD5 gene encoding chromodomain-helicase-DNA-binding protein 5 isoform X1: MRGPAAARELLDDADNEEDVSEEDDGVLEGLDEFFAEEDQVVVQKKKKSKKLKDGKAAKIKRRKKEGSNDEMSENEEEIEEKSESEGSDYSPNKKKKKKLKDKKEKKPKRKKKDEEEDDNEDGSLKEPKSSAQLMEEWGLDDVDYIFSEEDYHTLTNYKAFSQFLRPLIAKKNPKIPMSKMMTVLGAKWREFSANNPFKGSSAAAAAAAVAAAVETVTIAPALPASPQPSALPTVIRKAKTKEGKGPGVRKKIKGSKDGKKKGKGKKMAGLKFRFGGIPSKRKKGSSSEEEEREDSDFDSASINSSSMRSECSAGPGKRGKKRKKKKRIEEGDGYETDHQDYCEVCQQGGEIILCDTCPRAYHLVCLDPELEKAPEGKWSCPHCEKEGIQWEPKEEEEEEEDGGEEEEEDDHMEFCRVCKDGGELLCCDTCPSSYHLHCLNPPLPEIPNGEWLCPRCTCPPLKGKVQRILHWAWREPPAPAPPAADPQLPLPPPKVLEGIPEREFFVKWAGLSYWHCSWVKELQLELYHTVMYRNYQRKNDMDEPPAFDYGSGDEDSQREKRKNKDPQYAKMEERFYRYGIKPEWMMIHRILNHSFDKKGDIHYLIKWKDLPYDQCTWEIDDIDIPYYENLKLLYWNHRELMLGEDTRPLKKLNKKGKKLKEEKLEKPPETPLVDPTVKFDKQPWYIDATGGTLHPYQLEGLNWLRFSWAQGTDTILADEMGLGKTVQTIVFLYSLYKEGHSKGPYLVSAPLSTIINWEREFEMWAPDFYVVTYTGDKESRSVIRENEFSFEDNAIRSGKKVFKMKKEAQIKFHVLLTSYELITIDQAVLGSIEWACLVVDEAHRLKNNQSKFFRVLNSYKIDYKLLLTGTPLQNNLEELFHLLNFLTPERFNNLEGFLEEFADISKEDQIKKLHDLLGPHMLRRLKADVFKNMPAKTELIVRVELSQMQKKYYKFILTRNFEALNSKGGGNQVSLLNIMMDLKKCCNHPYLFPVAAVEAPVLPNGSYDGNSLVKSSGKLMLLQKMLKKLRDGGHRVLIFSQMTKMLDLLEDFLEYEGYKYERIDGGITGGLRQEAIDRFNAPGAQQFCFLLSTRAGGLGINLATADTVIIYDSDWNPHNDIQAFSRAHRIGQNKKVMIYRFVTRASVEERITQVAKRKMMLTHLVVRPGLGSKSGSMTKQELDDILKFGTEELFKDDVEGMVSQGQRIAMPDAVTPFSDTLSTKGGAATPGMKKKHGSTPPGDNKDVDDSSVIHYDDAAISKLLDRNQDATDDTELQNMNEYLSSFKVAQYVVREEDGVEEVEREIIKQEENVDPDYWEKLLRHHYEQQQEDLARNLGKGKRIRKQVNYNDTSQEDQEWQDELSDNQSEYSIGSEDEDEDFEERPEGQSGRRQSRRQLKTDRDKPLPPLLARVGGNIEVLGFNARQRKAFLNAIMRWGMPPQDAFNSHWLVRDLRGKSEKEFRAYVSLFMRHLCEPGADGAETFADGVPREGLSRQHVLTRIGVMSLVRKKVQEFEHVNGKYSTPDLLLEGPESKRSSEVVSSDPNTPVPASPAHTHTGPGALADKTEAQLGFHEEKDPVEQKPRKVSDSQVPASAEVESEEHPESCDSKERPRKEKQEDCEKAEASSEPLVKGLFPPADEGIQEQEKPLEKAELSSSPGKGEDKEVKPEDGKEEEKEPSDAQQNGDKEEEEEGKKDDRNMNFRFMFNIADGGFTELHTLWQNEERAAMSSGKIYDIWHRRHDYWLLAGIVTHGYARWQDIQNDPRYVILNEPFKSEIHKGNYLEMKNKFLARRFKLLEQALVIEEQLRRAAYLNMTQDPSHPAMALNARLAEVECLAESHQHLSKESLAGNKPANAVLHKVLNQLEELLSDMKADVTRLPSMLSRIPPVAARLQMSERSILSRLATRGDPAAQGSFGSAPIFNNSFGPNFRGPGPGGIVNYSQMPLGPYVTDI, from the exons gccTCTGATTGCCAAGAAGAACCCCAAGATCCCCATGTCCAAGATGATGACGGTGCTGGGTGCCAAGTGGCGAGAGTTCAGTGCCAACAACCCCTTCAAGGGCagctcggcggcggcggcggcggcagctgtggctgcagctgtggagaCTGTCACCATCGCCCCGGCGCTCCCcgccagcccccagccctctgccctgcccaccGTCATCAGGAAGGCCAAGACCAAGGAGGGCAAGG GTCCAGGTGTACGGAAGAAAATCAAGGGCTCCAAAGatgggaagaaaaaggggaaagggaaaaagatggCAGGCTTGAAGTTTCGGTTTGGAGGAATCcccagcaaaaggaaaaagggctCCTCT agcgAAGAGGAGGAACGGGAAGATTCCGACTTCGACAGCGCCAGCATCAACAGCTCCTCCATGCGCTCTGAGTGCTCAGCTGGCCcggggaagagagggaagaagaggaaaaagaaaaagagga TTGAAGAGGGGGACGGGTACGAGACGGACCACCAGGACTACTGCGAGGTGTGCCAGCAGGGCGGGGAGATCATCCTGTGTGACACCTGCCCCCGTGCCTACCACCTGGTGTGCCTGGACCCCGAGCTGGAGAAGGCCCCCGAGGGCAAGTGGAGCTGCCCCCACTGT GAGAAGGAGGGCATCCAGTGGGAGCcgaaggaggaggaggaggaggaagaggatggtggcgaggaggaggaggaggatgaccACATGGAGTTCTGCCGGGTCTGTAAGGACggaggggagctgctgtgctgtgacaccTGCCCGTCCTCCTACCACCTTCACTGCCTGAACCCGCCGCTGCCAGAGATCCCAAACGGTGAATGGCTCTGCCCACGCTGTACA tgccctcccTTGAAGGGCAAGGTGCAGCGCATCCTGCACTGGGCCTGGAGGGAGCCGCCCgccccggcgccgcccgccgccgacccgcagctgcctctgcccccgCCCAAGGTGCTCGAGGGCATCCCGGAGCGAGAGTTCTTTGTCAAGTGGGCAGGCCTCTCCTACTGGCACTGCTCCTGGGtcaaggagctgcag ctggagctctaCCACACCGTGATGTACCGCAACTACCAGCGCAAGAACGACATGGATGAGCCTCCGGCCTTCGACTACGGCTCTGGGGACGAGGACAGCCAGAGGGAGAAGCGGAAGAACAAGGACCCCCAGTATGCCAAGATGGAGGAGCGGTTCTACCGCTATGGCATCAAACCCGAGTGGATGATGATCCACCGCATCCTCAACCACAG CTTTGATAAAAAGGGGGACATCCATTACCTGATCAAGTGGAAGGACCTGCCCTATGACCAGTGCACCTGGGAGATCGATGACATAGACATCCCCTACTACGAGAACCTCAAACTCCTCTACTGGAACCACAG GGAGCTGATGCTGGGGGAGGACACGCGCCCTCTGAAGAAGCTGaacaagaaagggaaaaagctgaAAGAGGAGAAGCTGGAAAAGCCTCCAGAAACACCTCTTGTGGAT CCCACAGTGAAGTTTGACAAGCAGCCGTGGTACATTGATGCCACGGGAGGCACGCTGCACCCTTACCAGCTGGAAGGGCTGAACTGGCTGAGATtctcctgggcacaggggacagaCACAATCCTGGCTGATGAGATGGGGCTAGGGAAGACGGTGCAGACTATTGTGTTCTTGTATTCCCTGTACAAGGAG GGCCACTCGAAAGGGCCGTACCTCGTCAGTGCCCCCCTCTCCACCATCATCAACTGGGAGCGTGAGTTTGAGATGTGGGCACCTGACTTCTACGTTGTGACCTACACGGGGGACAAGGAGAGCCGCTCAGTCATTCGggaaaatgagttttcttttgAGGACAACGCCATCCGCAGCGGGAAGAAGGTCTTCAAGATGAAG AAGGAAGCCCAGATCAAGTTCCACGTCCTGCTCACGTCCTATGAGCTGATCACCATTGACCAGGCGGTGCTGGGCTCCATAGAGTGGGCCTGTCTGGTGGTGGATGAAGCACACAGGCTGAAGAACAACCAGTCCAAA ttctttAGAGTACTGAATAGCTACAAGATCGATTacaagctgctcctcacagggaCTCCGCTCCAGAACAACTTGGAAGAGCTCTTCCACCTGCTCAATTTCCTGACTCCAGAGAGGTTTAA CAACCTGGAGGGGTTCCTGGAGGAGTTTGCAGACATCTCCAAGGAGGACCAGATCAAAAAGCTCCATGACCTGCTGGGTCCCCACATGCTGCGGCGGCTCAAGGCCGATGTGTTCAAGAACATGCCGGCCAAGACGGAGCTGATCGTGCGCGTGGAGCTGAGCCAGATGCAGAA GAAATACTACAAATTCATACTGACAAGGAACTTCGAAGCCCTGAATTCGAAAGGTGGTGGGAACCAGGTCTCACTGCTCAACATCATGATGGACCTGAAGAAGTGCTGCAATCACCCGTACCTGTTCCCCGTGGCAGCTGTG GAGGCCCCTGTGCTGCCCAATGGATCTTATGATGGGAATTCTTTGGTCAAATCTTCTGGGAAACTAATGCTGCTCCAAAAGATGCTGAAGAAATTACGGGATGGCGGCCACAGAGTTCTGATCTTCTCGCAg ATGACAAAGATGCTGGATTTGCTGGAGGATTTCCTGGAGTACGAAGGCTACAAGTACGAGCGCATTGACGGGGGCATCACCGGCGGCCTGCGCCAGGAGGCCATCGACAGGTTCAATG ctcctggggctcagcagttctgcttcctcctctccacCCGCGCCGGTGGTCTGGGCATAAACCTTGCTACGGCCGACACTGTCATTATTTATGATTCTGACTGGAATCCCCACAATGACATCCAG GCGTTCAGCAGAGCTCACCGCATCGGGCAGAACAAGAAGGTGATGATTTACCGCTTCGTGACGCGGGCCTCGGTGGAGGAGCGCATCACCCAGGTGGCCAAGAGGAAGATGATGCTCACCCACCTGGTGGTGCGCCCGGGGCTCGGCTCCAAGTCGGGCTCCATGACCAAACAAGAGCTGGATGACATCCTCAAGTTCGGGACAGAAGAACTCTTCAAGGATGATGTGGAGG gcaTGGTGTCTCAGGGACAGAGGATTGCAATGCCAGATGCTGTTACCCCTTTCTCGGACACCCTGTCCACAAAAGGGGGTGCAGCAACCCCTGGCATGAAAAAAAAGCACGGTAGCACCCCACCAG GTGACAATAAGGACGTAGATGACAGCAGTGTGATCCACTACGACGACGCTGCCATCTCTAAGCTTTTGGACCGAAACCAGGATGCGACTGACGACACGGAGCTGCAGAACATGAATGAGTATCTGAGCTCCTTTAAAGTGGCTCAGTATGTCGTGAGAGAAGAGGACGGTGTG gaggaggtggaaCGGGAGATCATCAAGCAGGAGGAGAATGTGGATCCTGACTactgggagaagctgctgcgGCACCAttatgagcagcagcaggaggatcTGGCCAGGAacctggggaaagggaagagaatcCGCAAGCAGGTCAACTACAATGACACCTCTCAGGAGGACCAAG AGTGGCAGGACGAGCTCTCTGACAACCAGTCAGAGTATTCCATTGGCtctgaggatgaggatgaagacTTTGAAGAGAGGCCAGAAGGCCAGA GTGGCAGAAGACAATCACGGAGACAGCTGAAGACTGACAGAGACAAACCTCTCCCTCCTTTGCTGGCAAGAGTTGGGGGGAACATCGAG GTTCTGGGCTTCAACGCCCGGCAGCGCAAGGCGTTCCTGAACGCCATCATGCGCTGGGGAATGCCACCCCAGGATGCCTTCAACTCCCACTGGCTGGTCCGGGATCTGCGAGGGAAGAGCGAGAAGGAGTTCAG GGCATACGTGTCTCTGTTTATGAGGCACTTGTGTGAGCCTGGGGCTGATGGTGCTGAAACCTTTGCGGACGGCGTTCCCCGGGAAGGGCTGTCCCGCCAGCACGTGCTGACTCGCATCGGGGTCATGTCACTAGTAAGGAAGAAG GTCCAGGAGTTCGAGCATGTCAATGGGAAGTACAGCACCCCAGACCTGCTTCTTGAGGGCCCAGAGAGCAAGAGATCCAGCGAGGTTGTGTCTTCAGACCCCAACACGCCTGTCCCGGCCAgtccagcacacacacacacgggaCCAGGGGCCCTTGCAG ACaaaacagaagcacagctggggtTCCATGAGGAGAAGGACCCGGTGGAGCAGAAGCCCAGAAAGGTGTCTGACAGCCAG GTACCTGCAAGTGCCGAGGTGGAGAGCGAAGAGCACCCGGAAAGCTGCGACAGCAAGGAGAGGCCAAGGAAAGAGAAGCAAGAGGATTGTGAAAAGGCTGAGGCTTCTTCTGAGCCCCTGGTGAAAG GCCTGTTCCCTCCTGCAGATGAGGGGATTCAGGAGCAAGAGAAGCCTTTGGAGAAGGCGGAGttgagcagcagcccagggaagggggaggatAAAGAAGTCAAACCAG AGGAtggcaaggaggaggagaaggaaccGAGTGATGCCCAGCAAAATGGTGacaaagaggaagaggaggagggaaagaaggatGACAGAAACATGAACTTCAGATTCATGTTCAACATTGCTGATGGTGGCTTCACAG agctgcacacGCTGTGGCAGAATGAGGAGAGGGCTGCCATGTCCTCTGGCAAGATCTACGACATCTGGCACCGCCGACACGACTACTGGCTGTTGGCAGGAATTGTCAC TCACGGCTATGCCCGCTGGCAGGACATCCAGAATGACCCACGCTACGTGATCCTGAACGAGCCCTTCAAGTCAGAGATACACAAGGGGAACTACCTTGAGATGAAGAACAAGTTCCTTGCCCGGCGTTTTAAG TTGCTGGAGCAGGCCCTGGTGATCGAGGAGCAGCTGCGGAGGGCGGCGTACCTCAACATGACCCAAGACCCCAGTCACCCGGCCATGGCACTGAACGCGCGGCTGGCAGAAGTGGAGTGCCTTGCTGAGAGCCACCAGCACCTCTCCAAAGAGTCCCTGGCTGGGAACAAGCCTGCCAACGCTGTCCTGCACAAGG TGCTGAACCAGCTCGAGGAGCTGCTGAGTGACATGAAGGCTGATGTGACACGTTTGCCCTCCATGCTGTCCCGCATCCCGCCCGTGGCTGCCCGGCTGCAGATGTCAGAGCGGAGCATCCTCAGCCGCCTGGCCACCCGTGGAGATCCAGCTGCCCAG GGCTCCTTTGGCTCTGCCCCGATTTTCAACAACAGCTTCGGGCCAAATTTCCGTGGTCCTGGGCCAGGTGGGATTGTCAACTACAGCCAGATGCCTTTGGGACCCTATGTGACCG ATATTTAG